In Flavobacteriales bacterium, one genomic interval encodes:
- a CDS encoding VCBS repeat-containing protein yields MRTFLLLAVFCILALSPTQAQLDLTFDNSIPVQAFSATLDLAWGGGLNFAQTSDIDLNCDGIKDLFFFDRAGNSVVTLLNNGSPGPMAYSITRAYDNVHPFPELHDWVLLRDYNCDGKEDIFAYTNAGFTVYKNIGDCNGLAFTQVGDYRVGSNYISSSGSGVFTNLYIAQTDIPGIEDIDGDGDLDILSFALTGSYIHYHKNLSMETYGTCDSLKYELRNQCWGFFSENSNNNSVTLNAPCDYNVPAPEMGGERPTTETDDNDRATTAHAGSTILPLDLDDDGDKEVLLGDISFNNIVALYNGGSVSLGMMTSEDTLFPSYDTSVDLPLFPGAYYEDVDNDGKRDLITSPNGTSLAANINSMWYYQNMGTDAAPQFHLIQEDLFQGRMIDLGEGAYPVAFDHDGDGVMDLLVSNYGYYDPSGTYAGKVAYFHNTGTLTAPAFQLEDEDYMNLSSSGIGTSMYPAFADMDGDGDMDMYVGDLQGKIHYFVNTSTGPVAQFVLQQPNIPDSNNDTIDIGQFATPQFTDMDGDGLMDLIIGERNGNVNYYRNTGTGSSPVWTLITEDLGGVLTVVAPNVTGHSVPFIFTTSAGSREMLLGSESGWLYHYGDIDNNIAGTWTLIDSTFMDLRDGYRTALCLYDYTGDGKLDMVLGNLRGGLSFWNSSNTLGFNEVSDARSFFSLYPNPATTSVDLVLNAPPAKGSTWVIRNNMGQLVQQQQALQQQTQVNISALHEGIYLVRLEGAKRGPAEHLIVLR; encoded by the coding sequence ATGCGCACATTTCTACTTCTGGCTGTATTCTGCATTTTAGCATTATCACCCACACAAGCTCAGCTTGATCTCACCTTTGATAATTCCATACCCGTACAAGCCTTTAGTGCGACCTTGGATCTAGCATGGGGCGGTGGATTGAATTTTGCGCAGACCAGTGATATCGACCTGAATTGTGATGGTATCAAGGATCTGTTCTTTTTTGATAGAGCCGGAAATTCTGTTGTTACCCTGCTGAACAATGGATCGCCAGGTCCGATGGCCTATAGTATTACGCGTGCTTATGATAATGTCCATCCATTCCCGGAACTGCATGATTGGGTATTGTTGCGGGATTACAATTGCGATGGCAAGGAAGATATTTTCGCCTATACGAACGCAGGCTTCACGGTATACAAGAACATCGGTGATTGCAATGGGTTGGCCTTTACCCAGGTCGGCGATTATCGCGTTGGATCCAATTATATTTCTTCCAGCGGAAGCGGTGTTTTTACCAATCTCTACATTGCCCAAACAGATATTCCAGGGATCGAGGATATAGACGGTGATGGCGATCTGGACATTCTATCGTTTGCGCTAACGGGTAGCTATATACACTATCACAAGAACTTAAGCATGGAAACGTATGGCACCTGCGATAGCCTCAAGTATGAGCTACGCAACCAATGCTGGGGTTTCTTCTCGGAGAACTCCAATAATAACTCCGTGACCTTGAATGCGCCTTGCGATTATAATGTACCCGCACCAGAAATGGGTGGTGAACGACCAACAACAGAAACAGATGACAATGACCGTGCTACAACAGCGCATGCCGGCAGTACGATACTTCCTTTGGATCTGGATGATGATGGAGACAAAGAGGTCCTATTAGGTGACATTTCGTTCAATAACATCGTAGCGCTGTACAATGGTGGATCGGTATCCTTGGGGATGATGACTTCCGAGGACACCTTATTCCCTAGCTACGATACATCCGTGGATCTACCTTTATTTCCAGGTGCCTACTATGAAGATGTGGATAATGATGGTAAACGCGACCTGATCACCAGTCCGAATGGAACATCGTTGGCAGCGAACATTAATAGCATGTGGTATTACCAGAACATGGGAACGGATGCCGCACCACAATTCCATTTGATACAGGAAGATCTTTTCCAAGGAAGGATGATCGATCTCGGTGAAGGTGCTTATCCGGTTGCATTCGATCATGATGGAGACGGCGTTATGGACCTACTGGTAAGCAACTATGGCTATTATGACCCGAGCGGCACGTACGCTGGAAAGGTGGCCTACTTCCATAATACTGGCACTCTCACAGCGCCGGCATTCCAATTAGAGGATGAGGATTATATGAATTTGAGTTCAAGCGGCATTGGCACAAGCATGTACCCCGCATTCGCGGATATGGATGGTGATGGCGACATGGACATGTATGTTGGTGACCTTCAAGGCAAGATCCATTATTTCGTCAATACATCAACCGGGCCTGTAGCTCAATTCGTTCTGCAACAGCCGAATATTCCGGACAGTAACAATGACACCATCGATATTGGCCAGTTCGCTACGCCACAATTCACGGATATGGATGGTGATGGACTTATGGATCTTATCATAGGAGAACGCAATGGCAATGTGAATTACTATCGCAATACGGGTACGGGGAGCTCACCTGTTTGGACCTTGATCACAGAGGATCTCGGTGGTGTACTCACCGTAGTTGCCCCGAATGTCACCGGCCACTCGGTACCATTCATATTCACCACCAGCGCAGGTAGTCGGGAAATGCTGTTGGGTTCAGAGAGCGGATGGTTATACCACTATGGTGACATCGACAACAACATTGCCGGCACATGGACCTTGATCGACAGCACGTTCATGGACCTCCGCGATGGGTACCGCACCGCATTATGCCTCTATGATTACACCGGAGATGGTAAGCTGGACATGGTACTCGGTAATCTACGTGGTGGGCTAAGCTTCTGGAACAGCTCGAATACACTAGGGTTCAATGAGGTCTCTGATGCGCGTTCTTTCTTCAGCCTTTACCCTAATCCGGCAACTACGAGTGTGGACCTGGTATTGAATGCGCCACCTGCAAAAGGTTCTACTTGGGTGATCCGGAATAACATGGGGCAACTTGTACAACAACAACAGGCGCTTCAACAGCAAACCCAAGTGAATATTTCGGCACTGCATGAAGGTATCTACCTGGTACGCTTGGAGGGTGCAAAGCGCGGACCGGCTGAGCACTTGATCGTGCTCAGGTAG
- a CDS encoding sigma-70 family RNA polymerase sigma factor, whose amino-acid sequence MVSWFNGENKERSYSEEIDGCMRGERKYEQRLYEMFYGKMMAVCQRYTKNADQAKDILQDGFIKVFGSLDKFNKSGSFEGWIRRIMVNTAIDHFRRAKNSYLLLGEDRSIEDFADSDAEDIRAEEEADDEFSMKPADVINAMQKLTPAYRTVFNLYVFEEHTHKEIAELLGINVGTSKSNLAKAKNNLKKLLIQEQKLR is encoded by the coding sequence ATGGTATCGTGGTTCAACGGAGAAAATAAAGAACGTTCCTATTCGGAAGAGATAGACGGCTGCATGCGTGGTGAGCGTAAGTATGAGCAGCGTTTATATGAGATGTTCTACGGTAAAATGATGGCCGTTTGCCAGCGATATACCAAGAACGCCGATCAGGCGAAGGATATCTTACAAGATGGTTTCATCAAGGTCTTTGGCAGTCTGGATAAGTTCAATAAGTCCGGATCCTTCGAGGGTTGGATCCGTCGGATCATGGTGAACACGGCGATCGATCATTTCCGGAGGGCGAAGAATTCATACTTATTGCTTGGAGAAGACCGGAGCATAGAGGATTTCGCCGATAGTGATGCAGAGGACATCAGGGCAGAAGAAGAAGCGGATGACGAATTCTCCATGAAGCCAGCTGACGTAATAAATGCAATGCAGAAATTGACACCAGCGTATCGCACGGTATTCAACCTGTATGTTTTCGAGGAGCATACCCATAAGGAGATCGCTGAGCTATTAGGGATCAATGTGGGAACCTCCAAAAGCAACTTGGCGAAAGCCAAGAATAATTTGAAAAAACTGCTAATACAGGAGCAAAAGCTTCGATAA
- a CDS encoding twin-arginine translocase TatA/TatE family subunit, with amino-acid sequence MQNYPVRSIVPDGSDSVIIIYWVLNALCSVEGSGAVTFVASMFIPLIFDISGGELIVVLLFVLLFFGAKGIPDIARTMGRALRQVRDASNEVQREINKGANDVRRTVEDQRKVFNSDPPATPKSREIPPPPALEQPDEPSAAEGKIES; translated from the coding sequence GTGCAAAATTATCCGGTCCGTTCTATTGTTCCGGACGGCAGTGATAGCGTGATCATTATTTACTGGGTTCTCAATGCACTTTGTTCAGTTGAGGGATCCGGCGCTGTTACCTTTGTTGCTTCCATGTTCATCCCGTTGATCTTCGACATTAGTGGTGGGGAGTTGATCGTTGTGCTCCTTTTCGTGCTCCTTTTCTTCGGTGCCAAAGGCATTCCGGACATTGCACGAACGATGGGCCGCGCCTTAAGGCAAGTTCGTGATGCGAGCAATGAAGTGCAACGCGAGATCAACAAAGGGGCGAATGATGTGAGGCGCACCGTAGAGGACCAGCGCAAAGTTTTCAATTCTGACCCTCCGGCAACGCCTAAGTCGCGTGAGATCCCGCCACCTCCAGCTCTGGAACAACCGGATGAACCCTCCGCTGCCGAAGGAAAGATCGAGAGTTGA
- the secD gene encoding protein translocase subunit SecD, whose product MQNRGALWIFTILLALACLWQLSFSWPTSSMEKKAKVEAGYSVDSLIEAVPAMATRDKDSLQLIYENRYLRTHSEDEIYPVLGYTYAECKAREMNLGLDLRGGMAVTLEVSVQELVQNLSGNSQDPAFITAINNARERQKSASEDFITLFGEEYAKVPGHGPLSAIFYTPERKDMFEREGTDDQYIAALKREAEAALNNTERIMRTRIDKFGVAQPVIQKQSFSGRIQIELPGVKDKERVRKVLQSTANLEFWETHDNETVFPVLQQVNDRLGALATVDSTKNTSTDAEFGRKLSSGVEVKGAKTGVESSLIGFLEEKKSVDKEAWFNFDRTTFASGSAVLDASSEGQLNNLAEILKAYSNVKLKIGGYTDNTGDEANNVKLSQERADAVVASLTEKGIAADRLDAEGYGSQHPVATNDTPEGQAQNRRMALRVASLGDDVVAEGDSTTAAADSTLADTTDTELSEEERAELLRKNPLFALLQPSNQAKGPILGSARVGDTAQVNAYLHSSAMKQLLPKDVKLAWGAKPQTFDLQDGGKAQFLSLYALKVPRGGKPRLDGSSIVNASQDFDFKGAVEVTMSMDSEGAQTWKLMTGENVGRVIAILLDDLVYSAPNVISEIAGGRSTISMGSGDLNTQIQEADDLANILKAGALPAPARIIDETVVGPSLGADNVSTGMYSFGFALLVVLIYMVLYYARAGWVADLALVFNLFVLIGALASLQAALTLPGIAGIVLTMGMAVDANVLIYERIREELRQGKMMKSAVDLGYKGAMSAIVDSNVTTLIIAAILLIFGSGPVQGFATTLGLGILTSLFTALFLSRMIITTMLEKGIEFTVWNKWSKDIFVNANYDFMSKRKYFYIFSGIIIAIGIFSVVTNGFNWGVDFSGGRTYVVKFDNSVKVDDVRNALEPNFISEDGVKSTVNVKTYGSDRQVKITTNFLFNEAGKEVDALVDDRLNAGLSKVSPEYEITESRKVDPTISDDIKGNAILSLSIALFLIFVYIAIRFRNWQFGLGGVLSLVHDVLIVLGLYSLLYKIMPFSLEIDEAFIAAILTVIGYSINDTVVVFDRIREYLGDHKREPYVVVINKAINSTLGRTMNTSLTTLLVLFVIFFFGGVSIKGFIFALLIGIGVGTYSSVFVASAIVTDLLKGKDPIRTALK is encoded by the coding sequence ATGCAAAATCGAGGCGCGCTATGGATCTTTACCATCCTATTAGCGCTCGCATGTTTATGGCAACTTTCCTTCTCTTGGCCTACGTCGAGCATGGAGAAGAAAGCCAAGGTAGAAGCGGGCTATTCAGTAGATTCATTGATCGAAGCGGTCCCAGCAATGGCAACGCGCGACAAGGATTCATTACAGCTGATCTACGAGAATCGATACCTCCGCACTCATAGTGAGGATGAGATCTATCCGGTACTCGGTTATACATATGCCGAATGCAAGGCAAGGGAAATGAATCTGGGTCTGGATCTTCGAGGCGGCATGGCCGTTACGCTTGAAGTGAGTGTTCAGGAACTGGTGCAGAACCTCAGTGGCAACAGTCAGGACCCGGCTTTTATTACTGCGATCAATAATGCCCGTGAACGTCAAAAGAGCGCCAGTGAGGATTTCATCACCTTATTCGGTGAAGAATATGCAAAAGTGCCCGGTCACGGACCACTTTCTGCGATCTTCTACACACCCGAGCGCAAGGATATGTTCGAGCGTGAAGGTACTGATGATCAGTATATTGCTGCGTTGAAGCGTGAAGCTGAGGCTGCCTTGAACAATACGGAGCGTATCATGCGTACACGTATCGACAAGTTCGGTGTGGCTCAACCGGTGATCCAAAAACAGAGCTTCTCTGGCCGGATCCAGATCGAACTGCCGGGTGTAAAGGACAAAGAGCGCGTGCGTAAAGTGCTGCAGAGCACCGCGAATCTGGAGTTCTGGGAGACCCATGACAACGAGACCGTATTCCCGGTCCTTCAGCAAGTGAATGACCGTTTAGGTGCTTTGGCCACTGTAGATTCTACCAAGAACACAAGCACTGACGCTGAGTTCGGTAGAAAACTTTCATCAGGGGTGGAGGTCAAAGGGGCTAAGACCGGTGTTGAAAGCAGTTTGATCGGTTTCCTGGAAGAGAAAAAGTCTGTGGATAAAGAGGCTTGGTTCAATTTCGACAGAACCACATTTGCAAGTGGCAGTGCGGTTCTTGACGCAAGTTCAGAAGGTCAATTGAATAACCTCGCAGAGATCCTCAAAGCATACTCCAACGTAAAATTGAAGATCGGTGGGTACACTGACAATACCGGAGACGAAGCCAATAATGTGAAACTAAGCCAAGAACGTGCTGACGCAGTTGTGGCCTCACTAACGGAAAAGGGTATCGCTGCTGATCGATTGGATGCCGAGGGATACGGTTCACAGCATCCGGTTGCAACCAATGATACACCGGAAGGCCAAGCTCAGAACCGCCGAATGGCTTTGCGTGTTGCGAGCTTAGGTGATGATGTGGTTGCAGAAGGTGATTCTACAACTGCCGCTGCGGATAGTACACTTGCTGATACAACGGATACGGAATTGAGCGAAGAGGAACGTGCTGAACTTCTTCGGAAGAATCCACTATTTGCTTTGCTGCAACCAAGTAATCAAGCAAAGGGACCAATTCTAGGTTCGGCGCGAGTTGGAGATACCGCACAGGTAAATGCGTACCTGCATTCTTCAGCCATGAAACAGTTGCTACCAAAGGATGTGAAACTGGCGTGGGGCGCAAAACCACAAACGTTCGACCTGCAGGATGGCGGAAAGGCCCAATTCCTGAGTCTCTATGCGCTGAAAGTCCCTCGTGGAGGAAAGCCACGACTGGATGGTAGTTCCATTGTGAATGCAAGCCAGGATTTTGACTTCAAAGGTGCTGTTGAAGTAACAATGTCCATGGATAGCGAAGGTGCCCAGACCTGGAAGTTGATGACCGGCGAGAATGTTGGAAGAGTGATCGCCATTCTGTTGGATGATCTTGTCTATAGCGCACCCAACGTAATTTCTGAGATCGCTGGTGGACGTTCAACGATCTCCATGGGATCCGGTGATCTCAATACACAGATCCAAGAAGCAGATGACCTGGCCAATATCCTGAAAGCAGGTGCTTTACCCGCGCCAGCCAGGATCATCGATGAAACTGTTGTTGGTCCTTCCTTGGGTGCGGACAACGTGAGCACAGGGATGTACTCTTTCGGTTTTGCACTTTTAGTGGTGCTGATCTACATGGTTCTTTATTATGCGCGTGCTGGTTGGGTTGCTGACCTTGCCTTGGTCTTCAACCTTTTCGTACTGATCGGAGCGTTGGCTTCGCTTCAAGCCGCATTGACCTTGCCTGGTATTGCGGGTATCGTACTTACGATGGGTATGGCAGTGGATGCGAACGTTCTGATCTACGAGCGTATCCGTGAGGAATTACGTCAAGGGAAAATGATGAAGTCTGCTGTTGACCTTGGTTATAAAGGCGCAATGTCAGCTATTGTGGATTCGAACGTAACGACGCTCATAATTGCCGCCATCCTATTGATCTTCGGTTCAGGTCCGGTGCAAGGATTTGCTACAACGCTTGGTCTCGGTATTCTTACCTCGTTGTTTACTGCATTGTTCCTCTCCCGTATGATCATTACCACCATGCTGGAGAAAGGGATCGAATTCACCGTATGGAACAAGTGGAGCAAGGACATTTTCGTCAATGCGAACTATGATTTCATGAGCAAGCGGAAGTATTTCTACATCTTCAGTGGTATCATTATCGCCATTGGGATCTTCTCCGTGGTGACGAATGGCTTCAATTGGGGTGTGGATTTCAGTGGAGGTCGCACTTATGTTGTGAAGTTCGATAACAGCGTGAAGGTGGATGATGTGCGTAATGCGCTTGAACCTAATTTCATTTCTGAGGACGGGGTGAAAAGCACAGTGAACGTTAAGACCTATGGAAGTGATCGCCAGGTGAAGATCACTACCAACTTCTTGTTCAATGAAGCCGGTAAGGAAGTGGATGCGCTGGTTGACGACCGCTTGAATGCAGGTCTTAGCAAGGTCAGCCCTGAATATGAGATAACCGAAAGCCGGAAGGTTGACCCAACGATCAGCGATGATATTAAAGGGAACGCTATCCTTTCATTGAGCATAGCGTTATTCTTGATCTTTGTGTACATCGCGATCCGCTTCCGTAACTGGCAATTCGGTTTGGGCGGCGTCCTATCTTTGGTACACGACGTGTTGATCGTTCTCGGCCTGTATTCGCTGCTTTATAAGATCATGCCGTTCTCGTTGGAGATCGACGAGGCATTCATTGCTGCAATCCTTACAGTGATCGGATATTCCATCAACGATACCGTGGTGGTATTCGACCGTATCCGTGAATACTTAGGAGATCACAAGCGCGAGCCGTATGTAGTAGTGATCAATAAAGCGATCAACTCCACATTGGGACGGACCATGAACACCTCATTGACCACCTTGCTGGTGTTGTTCGTGATATTCTTCTTCGGTGGTGTCTCCATAAAGGGATTCATTTTCGCCTTGTTGATCGGTATCGGTGTAGGTACGTACTCTTCAGTTTTCGTTGCCAGCGCTATTGTAACGGATCTGTTGAAAGGAAAGGATCCGATCCGCACCGCGCTAAAATGA
- a CDS encoding transposase: MGPVNVAQAYKQRWQIEILFKRLKQNLKFTDFLGDNENAIRIQIWCALIADLLVTIKRKLFSFKIQPAYSTMVGLVRLHLMRYVDLKELLLSPDDPTLFGSPPTQQLTFFNFGPP; the protein is encoded by the coding sequence ATGGGACCGGTGAACGTAGCCCAAGCCTATAAACAGCGGTGGCAAATTGAGATACTATTCAAGCGTCTCAAGCAGAACCTGAAGTTTACCGACTTCCTAGGTGACAATGAGAACGCGATCCGGATCCAGATCTGGTGCGCCTTGATCGCGGATCTATTGGTAACGATCAAGCGCAAATTATTCTCCTTCAAGATCCAGCCAGCATATTCAACGATGGTGGGCCTAGTGCGATTGCATTTAATGCGTTATGTGGATCTAAAGGAATTGTTGCTGAGCCCTGATGATCCTACACTTTTCGGATCGCCACCAACTCAACAACTTACGTTTTTTAACTTCGGACCACCCTAA
- a CDS encoding IS4 family transposase — MGKIKAKAGTPVYGQLLSLINRKDFHNAVVETGADFAVKKLNTWTLMGSMIFAVLQRTSGLRELTSGLAGYSEGLKHLGFTHLPKRSTVSDANKKRPPELFARVFADIYRRYRHYLSDSSLPKNERWLRNLFLVDSTTITLFKEIMKACGRTPADGKRKGGVKVHMGMHLTEEVPSLIRITKAATNDKQFMPEFKNMAKGTILVFDKAYMNYPLYRHWGKTGVHFVTRLNLRSTVQILRDRTVSASAKKAGVLKDQWVLLGHEGELNPILLRLITYYDQTFKRTLQFITNMGKWDR, encoded by the coding sequence ATGGGCAAAATTAAGGCAAAGGCTGGAACTCCGGTTTACGGACAGCTGTTATCGCTTATCAACCGAAAAGACTTCCATAATGCGGTAGTTGAAACCGGTGCAGACTTCGCTGTAAAGAAGCTCAATACATGGACCTTGATGGGGTCTATGATTTTTGCCGTGTTGCAAAGAACTTCAGGGCTTCGCGAACTCACCAGTGGTTTAGCGGGTTATAGCGAAGGTCTGAAACACTTGGGGTTTACTCACCTGCCCAAACGCAGCACCGTAAGCGATGCGAATAAGAAGCGGCCACCAGAGTTGTTCGCTAGGGTTTTTGCGGACATATACCGCCGATATAGACACTATTTATCGGACAGCAGTTTGCCAAAGAACGAACGTTGGCTACGTAATTTGTTCTTGGTAGACTCAACCACAATTACACTTTTCAAAGAGATCATGAAGGCTTGTGGGCGCACTCCTGCCGACGGAAAACGCAAGGGCGGGGTGAAGGTCCACATGGGTATGCACCTTACTGAAGAAGTGCCATCTCTGATTCGGATTACCAAAGCGGCCACCAACGACAAGCAGTTCATGCCTGAGTTCAAGAACATGGCCAAGGGAACCATATTGGTGTTCGACAAGGCGTACATGAACTACCCTTTGTATAGGCACTGGGGTAAGACCGGGGTGCATTTTGTTACGCGCCTAAACCTGCGAAGCACGGTGCAAATACTTCGCGATCGCACGGTAAGCGCAAGCGCCAAGAAGGCTGGAGTACTCAAAGACCAATGGGTTCTGCTGGGCCACGAAGGCGAACTCAACCCTATACTGTTGCGCTTGATAACCTACTACGACCAGACCTTCAAACGCACCTTGCAATTCATTACCAACATGGGTAAATGGGACCGGTGA
- the mdh gene encoding malate dehydrogenase: MKVTVVGAGNVGATCADAVARWELANEVVLLDIKEGFAEGKSLDIWQTAPISLFDSRITGCTNDYSRTANSEVVVITSGLPRKPGMSRDDLIATNANIVKSVTENVIKHSPNCIIIVVSNPLDVMTYCAFLNSKFPAQRVFGMAGILDTARYRAFLATELGVSPKDIQAVLMGGHGDTMVPLPRYTTVGGIPVTELMDKDKLDAIVERTKKGGGEIVNLLGTSAWYAPGTAAAQMVEAIVRDQKRIFPVCAWLQGEYGLKDVYLGVPVILGKNGIERIIELKLTKEEMAETHQSAKAVKEVMEVLDKMNSVSA, translated from the coding sequence ATGAAGGTAACTGTAGTAGGGGCCGGTAATGTTGGTGCTACATGCGCCGATGCCGTGGCCCGTTGGGAGCTCGCCAATGAAGTGGTGTTGCTCGATATTAAGGAAGGTTTCGCTGAAGGCAAATCTCTGGACATCTGGCAAACTGCGCCGATCAGCTTGTTCGACAGCCGGATCACCGGTTGTACGAATGATTATTCAAGAACTGCCAACAGTGAAGTTGTAGTGATCACAAGTGGATTGCCGAGAAAGCCTGGTATGAGCCGCGATGATCTCATAGCGACCAACGCGAATATCGTTAAGAGTGTAACGGAGAACGTGATCAAGCATTCGCCCAATTGCATCATCATTGTGGTAAGTAACCCGTTGGATGTAATGACCTACTGCGCGTTCTTGAACAGCAAATTCCCTGCACAGCGTGTGTTCGGAATGGCAGGTATTCTGGATACTGCGCGTTACCGTGCTTTCTTAGCAACTGAACTCGGCGTGAGCCCAAAGGATATCCAGGCTGTTCTGATGGGCGGACATGGTGATACCATGGTCCCATTGCCGCGCTATACTACGGTTGGAGGCATTCCGGTAACGGAGCTGATGGATAAGGATAAGCTGGATGCCATTGTCGAGCGCACGAAGAAGGGTGGTGGAGAGATCGTGAATCTGCTCGGAACTTCTGCATGGTATGCACCAGGCACGGCTGCTGCGCAAATGGTTGAAGCGATCGTACGCGACCAAAAACGGATCTTCCCAGTGTGCGCCTGGCTACAAGGGGAATACGGCCTTAAAGATGTTTACCTTGGTGTCCCTGTGATCCTCGGTAAAAATGGTATTGAGCGCATCATTGAATTGAAATTGACAAAAGAAGAGATGGCCGAAACGCACCAGAGTGCTAAGGCTGTGAAGGAGGTAATGGAAGTTCTGGATAAAATGAACAGCGTCTCCGCGTGA